The Orrella daihaiensis genome contains the following window.
ATGGTGGAGGTTTTGATGCCCAGCTTGCTGGTGGTCATCAGAAATTCTGCAATTAGCTCAGGCTGCGCCGGTAACGCACAGGCACCGACTGTATCGCAGTAGTTGATGAACTCCTCCATGTCCTTCCTGTAGGCACGGATAGTATTCGGAGCATAAGCGTCCTCAATGTGCTCGATGAGCACCCTAAGTTTTTCAAAAGAGGTATCATTCATACGTCTACAAACCCATAAAACGATACTATATAGCTAACTATATAGCTTTTTAGATTTGATTACAAGTGAACAAATAAAAGCGGCTCGTGCGATTGTCAGAATGACAGTGGCAGAGTTGGCCTCGGCCTCTGGAGTTGGAATCGCAACCATAAAGCGGCTAGAGGCCGTGAGCGGCCTACCGCCGGTTCAAGCCCGCACGCTATCAGCAATTAAGACTGCTCTTGAAGCAATGGGTGTCGAATTCATTGGTACTCCCGATGATAGACCAGGTGTGCGACTAACCAACACCAAATCCTGAGGACGATCGCAATGGGCAAAAAATCAACGACACACTCGACAGACGATTTGCCACTTTCCATCATCAGCAAACTATCCGGCGGCCACATTCCATTGCTGCCAGGCGAGTCTGCCGATGAATACCGTGATGGACTGCAAGCCACCATTACCGAGCTCGAAGCCAAAACACCGATGCAGATCTACCTGGCCGAGAAGATCTTTGATTGCATGTGGTGGATACGGCGTCTTGAGGCGCAAAAGGTTGAAATCATTTTCACGGCTGCCTGCGACTGGTTGAAGCTGAAAGTAAACAATCCGCCTAAGCCAACCCTGCTCGGTAGTTCGAACAACATCTGGAATGAACCTCTACTGATTGCTTCTGCCAAGGCAGTAGGACATAGTGTGCAAAGTCTGATGGCTGAGGCAACCAAGTGGCAAGTCGCGGCATTAGGTAACCTAGACGCCCGCATCGCCGACCGATTAAAAGCCATGCAGGGATTTCAAGCGTCGTATGAAGCGTTAGTCAAGCGCAAACTCGTCATTGAACGCCTGCGCCTACAAAACGAGAACTTGAGTCGCAACGTTCACGCCATCGAGATGCAACCCGTGTCCAATGACAGAGAAACCGATGACGAGTGATCGCAGGCAGGCCGCCAATCGGCTCAACGCCCAGCGATCCACCGGCCCTAAATCTGCCGCTGGCAAACGGGCGGCGGCATTAAACGCCATTCGTCACGGCCTGACGGCTCGAACGATATTAGACGTACCGGATCCAGCGCTCGATCAAATTCACTCAGTCATCCTGCCAGAAATTAAGGACCCAGAAATCGCTCGATCCATCGCCCAGAAGATCCTTAACTACGAGCGCAACGAAGCCTATCAACGACAAATCGCTGAAGCCGAGAAGGCAGGGCAGAACGGTTTTGTGGATCAGATGGCGATTAAAAAGAATATTGACGAAGGCAATGCCCAAGCGTTCATCATGGCAGGCCAGGTGCTAAGAAAGTTGGAGCAACCGCGGCTCAGTAAAACAGAGAAGGCCGAGAACAAGTTGCAGCTTCAGAGCCTGCGATTCCTGGCAAAGGTTTCTGCCCAGAAGGCGGATCAAATGGTACGCGACGGCAAGCAGAAAGAAACCCAGATGCGTCGCCACTACAAGCGCGCAAGCAACCAGCTCATCAAAGCAGTCAAGGCTGCCAGTTTGTTTTCTGGAAAGCCGCCTGATACTGCGCGTGACTATTAATTCGCTTGATATAAAATTTCGTTTTTGGCAAGAGTCGTCAGGAATACATCATGGCAAAAATTGACGGTGAATGGGTGTGTTTGGAATGCGGCTACAAGTCCCCGGCGATACGCAATGGGATATGCCCAAACTGTGTACAGATAAAAAAACAACTTGATCTTCAAAAAGATCTGCTTGAAGCGACGCGTCGCAGCGAAAAAGCACAGCTTGAGGCGGCCAGAAAGACACGAGCCCCGTCAACCTCCGTTTCAGCTGAAGAGGTTACTCAGGTGGTTGGCGGTATGGTGTCGTTAACTGGATGGCTCTTAAGGCTAACGCTCAAGACCCTGAAGTGGATCGTGATTTTCCTCATCGTCATGGCGATTCTCATTCAGATTAAGAAAATGTTTTCATGAGCGCTGTGAAACTTGCTTGGACTGGATAAACGCGATGAAGGCAGGCTTGTGTGTTTGACGGCTTTTTGTTTGAAGCGCCAAACTTGGGACCCATGCATATTCAACTCATGCAGCATGCAAGATCAATTAACCAATTTTCCTACCGAAATGTAGGCGGCTCACGAGAGAAACCTACCTTTAGGTCATTTTCAGAAAAGGGAGGATTTTTGAGTCTGCTTAATTTTTGAGCAAATAAATTACCCGAATTACATTTTTGACTCAATCTGAATTCCCACAAATCGGCAACAAAATCGGCCCTTGCCGCCAACTCAATCCTCTAATTTGGCTAAAAATTCTGCAAAGAATAACGCCTCGGTATGCAATATCAAACAACAAGAAACGCGACTGAATCAGCCGGCAAATACTAATATAAACTTAGTATTGGTAAATTTTCCAAACTGTTTTTACAAAACGAACCCAAGTTATAGGCGCAACAAAAGGGCACAGCCCTCAATAAAATACAAGAATACTTTAATCGCCCGCTAAAACCCTAACCCTGGCCATGACAGCCCAGGATCGGCAAGCGATTTCTGACGTGATCTTTGATTCATTGATATCCACGTTACTCCAGACGCTGTTCGGCCAACGCCAACAAGTCTCGGGCCTGCTCAAGACATTCTTGCAGCAAAGCTTCGGTGACAAGCTCGCCCTCATAGTCTGTCACGTTTCGCTGTTTGCGTAAGCCGTCTAGGATTTGTACGGTGAGTGTCGGAACATCTAGCGTGTGAACCAAACATTGCAAGGTCGTTTGATGGTGGCCTGGCTTGGATGTCGATGTCCGATACCCCTGCCTTAATAACGCGGCATCGGCAACCGCTCTGATCGCTGTATACGCACAATCGAAACGGGTCTCGGTACTGTTTTCTACGCGCAGGGCATCTTTCAGACGACTACGGGCTGTCGCAAGCATTCGATCCAATAAGTCTTGAGAAAACTCGACAGCATCAAGCTGTCCAATTTTTTCTAGGTTGCGCAAATTTTCAGAGGTCATGCTCACTACCGATGATAAAAATCTTTGGCTTTGAAACGATGTCTTTTACAAATGCATTCCCTTCTTGCCGTTTGCGTGTCCATTCGTCGCGCGACATAACCTTGGGATTGATTTCTCGAGACAAGACTTTCTGCGCATCATAGAGCGCGTTGTGGATTTGTCCGAATGTGACATCACCAATAATCAAAACATCGATATCACTGTGAGATGTCTCGGTTTCTTTGGCCACAGACCCAAACACGAATGCCACTTCCAAATGATCGGCTAGTGGTCTCAACGCATTAGCCAAGACATCATACAAACCGATGGTCTTACGAATCAGTGCCTGCAATTCCTGGTAAACGGGGTGGTCGGGGTTGATGCAAAACTGAACTTGATTGCCCTGCGCTTTTGATTTCACCAAATCTGCAGCGACCAGCAAGTCGAGCTCCTTTTTCAAAGTGCCCGGAGATGTGTGTGTCAGGCGGGCAAGTTCACGCAGATGAACCGAAACATCCGGATTCATTGCTAGAAACGCCAGCACTTTGCGGCGGTACTGGTTAGGAAAGAGTAGGTCAGCGACAGACATTAGTGAAAGACATTGTGTTTCATAAAACAAAACGATCGTTTCATATTTAGAAACATTTTATCCTTTTTGCTCGGCTACTACAACCGGCTAGGAGGATATGTTTAATAACAATGTGATGGCCATGAGTCGGTGCTTCTCACGAAAGATGTCCGAATTTCATGCCGCCCGTTTTAAGCTGGCTTCGGCTTGGTAGTGCTCTTTTGGCGGGTTAAGCGAAACCTGCTGCGGCCGATTCCAGTCACGAGTTGACCGGTTTTTCCACCGATGCGGTCTGGCAAGCTTAGCAGCCTCGTAAACGGCTTGGCGGTTTTGCACATCGATCTGATCCTGACCGCTGTGTTCACGCCTTGCGGGGCCTAGGCGAGTAACTCGATGCAAGCCAAACCGTGATCACCAAGCGTTTCATATATGTGATTCTTGTTATCTAGAAGCAGCTTGAGGATAGCGCCTCGGCCAACATTAGGTGTTATTAGGCGGATTACCTGGGGTGGCGTACCCCAGACCAAAGAAAGTTCCTGGAAATCCGCATCTCTAGTCACAACAACATAGCCGTTTTGTTTCGCATGATCCCAAACTTCCCTGTCACTGGCAGACTCTAGGCCGACGAGAACAACTTGGGATGTGCCCGGAAAGTCTTGTTCAAGAAAAGGAACCAATCGGCGAGAGAGGTTTTCGTCGAGTAACAGCTTCAATTAACCCTCAACGAATAAACCTGATGCTCTCGGTCAGCAGCATAGGCCAATACAGCCATGATGTCCTCAACGGTAAGCTCAGGGAAGTCTTCCAAGATTTCCTGATGTGTCATGCCGCTAGCAAGCATCGAGAGAACATCGTAAACGGTAATGCGCAAACCCCTGATGCAAGGTCTGCCCCCTCGTTTGCCAGGCTCCAGAGTGATCCTATCCATTTAATGTTCCACCAAGAGTATCGGGTTATTCGCGCGAAACCATTATCAAACCGCCCTAATCTGCCGGCGACCGTTGATGCCGAATCTGACCTCGTAATGAGTTTGGACAAAAGCCTACAAGGTCAACATTGTGCATTGTACGCTCACGACAGAAACCTAACGAGCACTCATGACAGCACTTATGGTAGTGGAAATCCATGATCAAAGGCGCGCACGCTGATTGTGATTCGGGTGTCACTTGCCTTTCGGTTTGTCCCTCGGTTCAACCTCTTTGCTCACGATTCCATGCGTTTGGGTCGGATAAGTCTGCGCCACACCGCGCACGACTTGATCGACTTAGTTTCGCGCGAGGCCTAGGAGCTCACGCCATTAATCACGCTAGCAGGAATTGACAGCCTGGTAGCTCAATACTTGTTGGCAACGGACGGGGGTTGTCTTTGATTTCCTCTCAGGAAAAAATGGCAGCAACCTTGGAACTCGAGGGGGCAGCAGGAGAGGTTTGCGGCAGGCGAGCCTGTTGTATCCACGTTGTAGGTGTATTCAATTTTGATTAGAATGAATACATAAAAACTTTTGTGTCTAGGAACCTCGAATGAGCACAACCACGTTGACTGTGCGTCTGAGCGGTGCACTGAGCGACTTTGTCGCCGCGAATGTTAGTGAAGACGGTTCCTATGAGAACGTCAGTGAGTACATACGTGACTTGATCCGTCGCGACAAAGAGCGAACTCAGGCTATGGCCTTTGAGCGGTTGAAGGCGGAATTGGCGATGGCATTCGCTGCGCCGGAAGATTCATACGAGCCATTATCGGCTGCCGATGTGATTAGTCGTCACGAACGGTGATCGAGTGCCAGTCCGTGTCCAAGCGGCGGCGTCGCTGCGAATCGACGAAATTTATCAATACACCAAACAAAAGTGGGGAAAGCGCCAAGCAGACAAATACATCAAGGGGATGTTTGCGGCGTTTGAGCGGATTGCATCACATGGTGTGTTGTCCAAACCTGTGCCAGGCGAGTTTGGGGTGTCTGGTTTTTGCTTGCGCTACGAGCACCATATTGTGTACTGGCGATATTTGTCAGACGGAGCGGTCGGTATCGTGACGATCTTGCATGAGCGAATGCACCAGATCGACCGCTTTGCTGATGACTTCGGTGTAGGGCCTGTCTGAGGTATGGCAGGGGCAACACCAAACCGCTTACATGGTGCAAAGCGTGTTTCTGTCGCTAGTAAAAAGGCGCTGCGGTCACGATGTGCTGTGGCCATGACGGCTAAAACGCGATCACAGCCGTACAATTTGTGACTACACGAGATCGTTGACTCACCTACATCAGCCCCATCACTCTGATCACCCCAATTTCCCTTATGTTCGTTTCCCCACCGCGCACGCCATCGCTAATGACAGGTCACCTTAAAGCGGTCGGCAGTCCGCTGCTTGCTCATGTGCCTGCGCCAACCCGACCAAGTACGGTCACGCTTGCCGTGCCTAAGGTGATTGGTGCGACTGTCTGGTTACTGCTGTTGTCGTGCGTATCGGGTTACGCCATCTGGTTTCTGTTTGCGGACGATGCGACCCTGGCCCGTAACTTTGGTTTTGGGGCTGGCGTGGTGGCTTTCAGTTTTGCGTTCATCGCGAGCCTCAAACCCCAACTGTCGACGTGGCTTGCGCCCCTGTATGCCGTGGCTGGTGGCTTGTTCATGGGTGGCTTGGCGTTTGCCTTTGAGGCCAGATACCCAGGCATTGCACTGCAGACGGTATTGGCAACGGCCTGCGTCTTTGTGGTGATGCTGGCTTTGTATTTGGCTGGTTGGCTGCGCGCCACGCCGCGGTTTCGGTTGGCGGTCTACGTGGCCACAGCGGGCATTGCATTGGCCTACCTGGTGGCGATTGTTTTAAGCCTATTGGGGATGCCTGTGGGCTGGTTGCGAGAGGGCAGTTGGGGCGCTGTGTTGTGGTTTGGGTTTGTGTCGTTGACGGCTGCGTTAAATCTAGTGCTTGATTTTGAGCGCATTGACAATCTAAGACGCCAGCCACAACCGGACTACATCAACTGGTACGTCGCAATGGGTTTGATGGTGACCTTGGTGTGGCTGTACATCTCGATCCTACGGCTAATCGCGAATCTGCGACGCTAGCTAAAAAACGCCCGTATTTCAGCTTGCAGCACCTCGGGTCGCTCTCCAGGGATATCGTGACCCGCATCGATGGTTTGATCCGAGACATTACTTGCTACCCGGTGACTGCAAAAGTACTCGCCTAGGATCAGTTGCCTCTTGCTGCGCTTACGCCGTGGCCTTGGGTTCAATGGTTTGCACATCAAGCGCCACAATTTCGCGTTTTTCACTAGAAAACTCTACGCCCACCAAGTGGATCAACTTATCGCTAGCTCTGTATTTATCAGCGTAGCCTTTCTCAATGATCTGCGCTAACGCTCGGCCTTCAGGCAGTTTTTCGACTACCTTGAATTCGAATATGTATATGTGGTTGCCGAACTCCACCGTCATGTCTACACGACCATGGTTGGTGGCATCCTCGACGGTAATGGCCAACCCCAAAGCTGCAAAGTGGCTGTAGAAGACGCTTGCGTAGTGACCTTCGTATTGCGCAATTGGGTTGTTGCGATACCAATCGTGTGGGATGCTCGAGTAGAGGGCTTGCAAGTGGGCTCGCAGACCAGCGACATGGTGGTTTTCAAGCAAGTCGAGCAGCTTGATTTGAAGTGTTTGTGCATCCTGACGATTAATGCCAAGTGTAGGCAATAAAGCATCATTCAAACTGCTCTCCACCTCGAGATTTGGAAAGCCGAGCGTGTATAGCTGCAGTCCGGGTTTAGGCTCTTTGACGTCCTTAATGGTCAGGTAGCCTGTTTGGAATAAGAGGCCTTCGGTACTGATATCGTCGACATCGAACTGGCCAAGCAGTTGCGTTTTTGCGGTCAAGTGATCAAGCGATGGCGTGAACACCCCACGCGCCTTCAGTATGTCCAACAAGAATGTCGGTGTGGCCGTCTCAAACCAGTAAGCGCCAAACCGCCGTTCTTGTAGTAGCAGCAAAACGTCAAACGGGTTGTATACCGATGCAACATCTTGTCCGCCCCAGCGGTAACCGTTGTACCAGTCACGGATCATGTCGCGATTCAGGTTGCCAAGCGCTGGTTTAAACACTTGATCGATGTCCGCGTCGGTGTAGCCGCAAATGGTCGCATGATCAGGCGAAAGCGTGATATCTCGAAGGTTGTTTAGTCCAGAGAACAAGCTGACTTTGCTAAATTTCGATACCCCGGTTAACAAAACCAGTCGAAGGTGTGGGTCGGCGTCTTTGAGCGCGCTATAGAGGTTTTTTAGACCTTCGCGCAACTCCATGGCTCGACTAGTATCAAGGATGTTGTCGAGGATGGGTTTGTCGTATTCGTCGATGAGTACAACAGCCGTCTGTTGGTACTGTTCTTGTGCGTCACGTATCAGCGCTAGAAACTCACCAGCGATATCTGTCTGCAAGCCGGGCGGCAAACCGAGGTCGTTTCGAATAATTCGGAATTGATCGCGGATCCGAACATCGAGCTCATCTCGGTTGCGCATGACACCGCTGCCAAAGCTCAGACGGATCACAGGGTGTTTGATTTGCCAGTCCCACTTATGATGGATGTAAAGGCCTTCAAATAAGCGTTGTCTACCCTCAAAAAGGCAACGTAACGTGTCTAATAAGAGGCTTTTTCCGAAGCGCCTGGGGCGAGACAGAAAGTAGTATTTGTTTTGAGCAACAAGTCTCTCAATGTCTGGTGTTTTGTCAACGTAGTAGTAGCCGCCTTCGCGGATTTCAGAGAAGGTCTGTATGCCGATGGGCAGTCGAAGATGATCGCCGCTGTCGATGTTATGCGGTGATTTGCCAAATGCTTTTCTCAGCCCATCTTGGTTTGGTTGACGTTCTTGTGTCATCGTGACGGTCAGTACCCGCGTTTAGTGCTGTCTGGCAGAGGAGGGAGCATCCTCGCTTCTGCTGTGATTATCGCATGTGACTCGGGCGAGCATAGTAGTCAGCTAGCTCATGCCAATTGGCGATGATGGATCATCATCCCGAAAACGTCATCCTAGGGGAGGATTACCCCACCAGTTCACCGTTCGGTTACCCTAAAACGCCAGCTACAGCCGGACTACATCAACTGGTACGTCGCACTCGGTCTGATGGTGACCTTGGTGTGGCTGTACATCTCGACCCTACGGCTAATCGCGAATCTGCGACGCTAGCTAAAAAACGCCCGTATTTCCGCTTGCAGCATCTCAGGTCTTTCTTCGGGAATATAGTGACCCGCATCGATGGTTTGACCCGAGACATCGCTTGCCACCTGTGCCCAATCTTCTAAAGGCTTAAAGCATTTCTCGATCATGCCGTGCTGGCCCCACAGCACGCGCACAGGCATTTGCAGTTTACGTTGCGCTTGACGATCGGCACGGTCATGCTCAAGGTCGATCGTAAATGACGCACGATAGTCCTCGCACATGGCATGCAGACAGGCCGGGTCTTGGATGCCTGCCAAATAGCTTTCCCATCGCTTGCTCTCAAAGATGTGCCGTCCGGGATAGCGTTTCACCATGAACTGGTCCATAAAAAAAACGGGATCTTGACCAATCATGGTCTCTGGCAACGGATAAGCCTGAATCAAAAAAAACCAATGCCAGTAACCGGCAGCAAATGTCATGTCGGTTTGCTCGTACATCGCAAGCGTTGGCGATATGTCTAAGAGCATCAGGCGCGAGATCCGCTCGCCATGGTCAGCCGCCAACCGATGCGCTACGCGCGCCCCGCGGTCGTGCCCAACCACCCCAAACCTTACATGCCCGAGCTCATCCATCAGCTTGATGAGATCGTTTGCCATGGCGCGCTTGGAGTAAGTCAGATGGGCTGGGTCACTTGCTGGTTTAGGTGATTGACCGTAACCGCGTAAGTCTGGCATGACCAACGTGAAATGAGGTGACAAGGCTGCCTTGATCGGTTGCCAAATGGCGCGGTTTTGCGGAAACCCATGCAACAACAGTAGCGCAGGACCTTGACCGCAAACCTCGTAATCGAGTGGCAATGGCATCAATTCTGTGGGTGTTTGTTGTGTTGGCGTATTCATCGTTTATTCCCCTTGTCTTGATCTTTGTTGTATTTGCGATCGGGTGTTCGCCTTCGTAGGTTTGACTCTTGCCTTAAGTTTAGGTCGAAGTGTGAGTGGTCAG
Protein-coding sequences here:
- a CDS encoding nucleotidyltransferase domain-containing protein — its product is MSVADLLFPNQYRRKVLAFLAMNPDVSVHLRELARLTHTSPGTLKKELDLLVAADLVKSKAQGNQVQFCINPDHPVYQELQALIRKTIGLYDVLANALRPLADHLEVAFVFGSVAKETETSHSDIDVLIIGDVTFGQIHNALYDAQKVLSREINPKVMSRDEWTRKRQEGNAFVKDIVSKPKIFIIGSEHDL
- a CDS encoding DUF5615 family PIN-like protein → MKLLLDENLSRRLVPFLEQDFPGTSQVVLVGLESASDREVWDHAKQNGYVVVTRDADFQELSLVWGTPPQVIRLITPNVGRGAILKLLLDNKNHIYETLGDHGLACIELLA
- a CDS encoding DUF433 domain-containing protein; this translates as MDRITLEPGKRGGRPCIRGLRITVYDVLSMLASGMTHQEILEDFPELTVEDIMAVLAYAADREHQVYSLRVN
- a CDS encoding ribbon-helix-helix domain-containing protein, with protein sequence MSTTTLTVRLSGALSDFVAANVSEDGSYENVSEYIRDLIRRDKERTQAMAFERLKAELAMAFAAPEDSYEPLSAADVISRHER
- a CDS encoding type II toxin-antitoxin system RelE/ParE family toxin; translated protein: MPVRVQAAASLRIDEIYQYTKQKWGKRQADKYIKGMFAAFERIASHGVLSKPVPGEFGVSGFCLRYEHHIVYWRYLSDGAVGIVTILHERMHQIDRFADDFGVGPV
- a CDS encoding Bax inhibitor-1/YccA family protein, which translates into the protein MTGHLKAVGSPLLAHVPAPTRPSTVTLAVPKVIGATVWLLLLSCVSGYAIWFLFADDATLARNFGFGAGVVAFSFAFIASLKPQLSTWLAPLYAVAGGLFMGGLAFAFEARYPGIALQTVLATACVFVVMLALYLAGWLRATPRFRLAVYVATAGIALAYLVAIVLSLLGMPVGWLREGSWGAVLWFGFVSLTAALNLVLDFERIDNLRRQPQPDYINWYVAMGLMVTLVWLYISILRLIANLRR
- a CDS encoding ATP-binding protein, with protein sequence MTQERQPNQDGLRKAFGKSPHNIDSGDHLRLPIGIQTFSEIREGGYYYVDKTPDIERLVAQNKYYFLSRPRRFGKSLLLDTLRCLFEGRQRLFEGLYIHHKWDWQIKHPVIRLSFGSGVMRNRDELDVRIRDQFRIIRNDLGLPPGLQTDIAGEFLALIRDAQEQYQQTAVVLIDEYDKPILDNILDTSRAMELREGLKNLYSALKDADPHLRLVLLTGVSKFSKVSLFSGLNNLRDITLSPDHATICGYTDADIDQVFKPALGNLNRDMIRDWYNGYRWGGQDVASVYNPFDVLLLLQERRFGAYWFETATPTFLLDILKARGVFTPSLDHLTAKTQLLGQFDVDDISTEGLLFQTGYLTIKDVKEPKPGLQLYTLGFPNLEVESSLNDALLPTLGINRQDAQTLQIKLLDLLENHHVAGLRAHLQALYSSIPHDWYRNNPIAQYEGHYASVFYSHFAALGLAITVEDATNHGRVDMTVEFGNHIYIFEFKVVEKLPEGRALAQIIEKGYADKYRASDKLIHLVGVEFSSEKREIVALDVQTIEPKATA
- a CDS encoding Bax inhibitor-1/YccA family membrane protein, which codes for MTPPVHRSVTLKRQLQPDYINWYVALGLMVTLVWLYISTLRLIANLRR
- a CDS encoding alpha/beta fold hydrolase, coding for MNTPTQQTPTELMPLPLDYEVCGQGPALLLLHGFPQNRAIWQPIKAALSPHFTLVMPDLRGYGQSPKPASDPAHLTYSKRAMANDLIKLMDELGHVRFGVVGHDRGARVAHRLAADHGERISRLMLLDISPTLAMYEQTDMTFAAGYWHWFFLIQAYPLPETMIGQDPVFFMDQFMVKRYPGRHIFESKRWESYLAGIQDPACLHAMCEDYRASFTIDLEHDRADRQAQRKLQMPVRVLWGQHGMIEKCFKPLEDWAQVASDVSGQTIDAGHYIPEERPEMLQAEIRAFFS